The sequence tttgcatttTTGTTGACCGATGGGATAATTTGCCACTATAGGTGAAATTAAGATGTATCGAATTAGTCAGTGTTTAGTTCTGTTTTCAATTTTTCATACCTTGAAAATTTGCTATAATGGGATACAAATAAAACGGAGTAAATGGAATATTCTATCGCACATCTTAGTATCTTATTTGCCCTGAGTTGCTTTTGGATATGCTAATTTGTGGTTCCCGTTTCTCATTTACCCAAAGGATAAATGGCATTTATTTGGTTCAAATAAATGCCATTTATCCTTTGGGCTTTAATCCATGAAAATTTTCTGGTTTTTTTATGTTCTCCTTGTTGAAGTGGACCATTTATGTGTCACCACTCTCTTTTATTTTACGCAGATTAGGTTAATATTGACCACTGCCTTTATTCCTTATTTTCCGTGTCTTACttgtgaaaattgtgaaggAACTCGAGTCTTACTTCGTCACTACTACAATTCCTAACTATGACCCCGCAACACACTGTTTCATTGGAATGTGCTTAGTCCTTATAATTGGTCCTTGGAATGTACCCTgactttttcttcatttttagaTATCGACCTTTTGGAGAATTTAtgtgttgaattatttatttaaggaACTATAATTGATTTTGTATGATCAAGCAACTATAAAGTGATTCCTTTTTTTCACTCGATGCTTCTATGACTTTGAATACCAAATTTTATCCGGCGAAACTGAGCATTTACTACACATTCACGGTTTTCATGAAAAGAAGTTTTGTGTGTCTTGTATCATGTATCTTTGAAGTTCACTAAGATTCCTTGAATATCATTTCCAGTTGTATGGCATTTCCTCACAGCCATTCTCCACATTCTGGGTGGGATAAATTTCATGGACTCACAAAAATCAACACTCGTGCTCAGCTTCACTCGATCAACATCCAAAGGTTTAAGTATGATGTATATTTGGAGGCTAAGCGGAACGTTGTTCCTGATTGCACTTCATCATTTTCCATTGATAACGTGATAGGAATTACAGCTCTAAACTTGTAGGCACCCTGGAATCAAAGTGCTCGGAGCCAGAAGATTTCTATGTGGTAAATATGCTAATCAGGGGAAGGGGTTATTAATGCAAGGAAATCTATGACAAGGTGATTGCTGACACTCAGGGGTTTTATAGAAAGAAGATGAAAAAGCATGTCATTTTAATGTGAAAGAGGGTCAAAAAGTCAGCTACGTGGTTCTCATGATATCCAGTGGCTGGTTTTTTGTCACAGGTCTCTTCGGAGTCCACGTCACCGGTCACTCAGAACTGGGTAACTTGTGAGTCAATTTCGGTATATGTTTCAACAACTGTTTTGGCAGTTTATTTTTCTGAATTGGTTTTCCTTGCCTTTTCATGCACAATGACACATGTTCATCTatttttcattgaattcaaaGGCGATGCACATCTGTGTGAAGCGTTGAACTAGACTTATttcatatttatgttattttggtCTGCAAATATTATCCGAGCATGAGATACGAACTTTTTATGAACAGGGTGATATCTATGGTGTTCCATGGCTTCTTTTGGTGTTATCAAGTCTGTATTGGATCAATCAGAGATGGGAATGTAATGCGCATCTTGTACGTTTCTTTCTTTCTATTGTTTTCTTATTTTAGATTTTCTCTTGTTTATCACTATTTCACTTTCCTCAACTGTAGTGGATAGTCCATCATTTAAGGATGGAGAGAATTGTTGATGCCTACTTCACTTCGAATGTGATTTCCGTTATCACTGTTCACCCAAATGTGAGAGTTTGTCCTTCGCAACTCGGTTTTCTTTTCATGCTATTTCAATTGAGATTCCATGGAGGTATGTAAAGTTGATGATAATGGCTAGATCAATTGCtttctatattatattaaaaacacATGCGGCACTAGCAAGAACTCCTGATTGGTCATGTGCAAATGAAACGTCATTGTTGATTATGATGGTTTCAATAAATAAAGCCACTTACGATTGCCGTGCTATATCATACCAATTATTATGCATATTTCCGAATAAAGGACCCCCACTTCTAGCGGATTTTTATGTCGAAAATATTGAAAGGCAAAATAAAGATAAACAAAATGATATTGACCCAGACTTGATAGACTGAACTTTGGAGTTGATCCAGTGCATTAGATTACTAGTTTGTGGAAAGATAAGCGATGGGACCATTTTGTTTTTATTCTATGTGTTTTGGAACACAATAAAGGGATTAAGACTGACAAAGTTAATAAAAcgatatttataattttctgCGGATATGTTCCTTGTGTTAGTGAAGGCTACCATTAATGGGAACAGCCCCCTTCGTGCCAGTAAGTGTGAAATCAATTTAAGATAAACAtcactttaattattttttggggCCAAAAACATATGAGTGGGATCCAATCTAATGGGCTACATTTGTGTAATCTTACCCAGATTTTGTCAACGTCGTATTATAACGTTTtaaaagcttttttttttttttattatttattccgTTCTCTGGTTCGCATATCTCCATAACTCCATtactttttcattcaaaacaaaGAGAAGGGCATTTGTGATCCAAACCATCCTTTTTAGGGGTAAGGCATGCCAGCTATTTCTTgtataaaatttattgtttgtTCGTACCTGTAAGAGGTTAAAACTTGAATTCGATTTCTTATATTCCAATGTATGGTTTAGTTTTGTTGGGAATCGTAAttttttgtttgtgtgtgttcGATGTATTCTTTATATTAGTAAATTGATATGATCTATAGTCCAccataa comes from Primulina huaijiensis isolate GDHJ02 chromosome 2, ASM1229523v2, whole genome shotgun sequence and encodes:
- the LOC140970921 gene encoding uncharacterized protein isoform X2, with translation MVEAAEVNVIIAVSLGIWLGIASTESVAGMIAVVITAGGMGIWRGSVQVLAVADVEIVELVLPVVSRGIWRGTVRVVEAIVVVVVVVLGGLEAEAAGSAEGSASTAGSLDILLGNARNRLADDLCMAFPHSHSPHSGWDKFHGLTKINTRAQLHSINIQRNYSSKLVGTLESKCSEPEDFYVVSSESTSPVTQNWGDIYGVPWLLLVLSSLYWINQRWECNAHLWIVHHLRMERIVDAYFTSNVISVITVHPNVRVCPSQLGFLFMLFQLRFHGEL
- the LOC140970921 gene encoding uncharacterized protein isoform X4; its protein translation is MVEAAEVNVIIAVSLGIWLGIASTESVAGMIAVVITAGGMGIWRGSVQVLAVADVEIVELVLPVVSRGIWRGTVRVVEAIVVVVVVVLGGLEAEAAGSAEGSASTAGSLDILLGNARNRLADDLCMAFPHSHSPHSGWDKFHGLTKINTRAQLHSINIQRHPGIKVLGARRFLCGLFGVHVTGHSELGNLVISMVFHGFFWCYQVCIGSIRDGNWIVHHLRMERIVDAYFTSNVISVITVHPNVRVCPSQLGFLFMLFQLRFHGEL